In the Fusobacterium varium genome, one interval contains:
- a CDS encoding glycoside hydrolase family 88 protein, with amino-acid sequence MEREILIDKLNKVLDKLKNLQPPKLGDIKNAKAEDLAKGVIERDFGIDEWDWPQGVGLYGINKLQKLNILENNNEFFYNWFKKNIERGLPTKNVNTTTPLLTLIDVCDIYKDREFEDLCLEWADWLMNELPKTKENGFQHVTSALHGRDGITLNEGQLWIDTLFMMALYLNKMGVKYQRKDWIAESIYQVLIHIKYLYEKKNGLFYHGWSFIENNNFGEVFWCRGNSWFTLGLMEFIESSEEYIEKGTKEFMLATYRAQVEKLAELQNENGGWHTVLDDPESYLETSGTASIVAGIFKGIQAGVLDKKYEEVAMKGLKFILENIDEDGTVLNVSGGTGIGMNKEHYKNIIIAPMAYGQSLTIVALAEALKYIG; translated from the coding sequence ATGGAAAGAGAAATATTAATAGATAAATTAAATAAAGTTTTAGATAAATTGAAAAATTTACAACCACCTAAATTAGGAGATATAAAAAATGCAAAGGCTGAAGATTTAGCAAAAGGTGTTATAGAGAGAGATTTTGGAATAGATGAATGGGATTGGCCACAAGGTGTAGGATTATATGGAATCAATAAATTACAAAAGTTAAATATTTTAGAAAACAATAATGAATTTTTCTATAATTGGTTTAAAAAGAACATAGAAAGAGGATTACCAACAAAAAATGTAAACACAACAACACCATTACTTACTTTAATTGATGTATGTGACATTTATAAAGATAGAGAATTTGAAGATCTATGTCTGGAATGGGCAGATTGGTTAATGAATGAATTGCCAAAAACAAAAGAAAATGGATTCCAACATGTAACAAGTGCTCTTCATGGGAGAGATGGAATAACATTAAATGAAGGACAACTATGGATAGATACTCTATTTATGATGGCATTATATTTAAATAAAATGGGAGTAAAATATCAAAGAAAAGATTGGATAGCTGAAAGTATTTATCAAGTTCTAATTCACATAAAATATCTATATGAAAAGAAAAATGGATTATTCTATCATGGATGGAGTTTTATAGAAAATAATAACTTTGGAGAAGTCTTCTGGTGCAGAGGAAACTCTTGGTTTACTTTAGGACTTATGGAATTTATTGAAAGTTCAGAAGAGTATATAGAAAAAGGAACAAAAGAATTTATGTTAGCTACATATAGAGCACAAGTTGAAAAACTAGCAGAGTTACAAAATGAAAATGGAGGTTGGCACACTGTATTAGATGATCCAGAAAGTTATTTAGAAACATCTGGAACAGCTAGTATAGTAGCTGGAATTTTTAAAGGAATTCAAGCTGGAGTTTTAGATAAAAAATATGAAGAAGTTGCAATGAAAGGATTAAAATTTATCTTAGAAAACATAGATGAAGATGGAACAGTTTTAAATGTTTCAGGTGGAACAGGAATAGGAATGAATAAAGAGCATTATAAAAATATAATAAT
- a CDS encoding TRAP transporter large permease: MILEASIVLTITFVTLFVVGIPIAISIAFSSLATILLVTPGDISVFTSAQKMATSLDSFSLIAVPFFILSGTIMNRGGLAIRLVNLAKLIGGRIPGALAHTNIIGNMLFGAISGSAIAASTAVGGTLIPLEEKDGYEKSYSAAVNIASAPTGMLIPPSPGFIIYSLISGGTSIAALFIGGYISGILWGLAVMFVAWIFAKKNKYPVCERPTKQEVIKTLIEGIPSVILILVVIIGIVTGIFTAIEASAVCVLYCVILSMVFYKTVTVKDMYGILVETFHMTGVIMFLIAASSIMSFAMAFTGLPAAISEGILSISQNKYVIMILINILLLIIGTFMDIAPAILIFTPIFLPIALKVGMHPVHFGVIFVYNLCIGTITPPVGTGLFVGASVAKMKVENVMKTLIPYYVAIIAVLFIITFFPNIILAFI, from the coding sequence ATGATATTAGAAGCAAGTATTGTTTTAACTATAACTTTTGTAACATTATTTGTGGTAGGAATACCAATAGCAATAAGTATAGCATTTAGTTCATTAGCTACTATTTTATTAGTTACTCCAGGAGATATTTCAGTTTTTACATCAGCACAAAAAATGGCAACAAGTTTAGATAGTTTCTCTCTAATAGCTGTTCCTTTCTTTATCTTGTCAGGAACTATAATGAATAGAGGGGGATTAGCTATAAGATTAGTTAATTTAGCTAAACTTATTGGAGGAAGAATTCCAGGAGCTCTAGCTCATACAAATATAATAGGAAATATGTTATTTGGAGCTATATCAGGTTCTGCTATTGCAGCATCAACAGCAGTTGGTGGAACTCTTATTCCTTTAGAAGAAAAAGATGGATATGAAAAATCATATTCAGCAGCAGTAAATATAGCTTCTGCTCCAACAGGAATGTTAATACCACCAAGCCCAGGGTTTATAATTTATTCTCTAATAAGTGGAGGAACTTCAATAGCAGCTCTATTTATAGGAGGATATATTTCAGGAATATTATGGGGATTAGCAGTAATGTTTGTAGCATGGATATTTGCTAAAAAGAATAAATATCCTGTTTGTGAAAGACCAACTAAACAAGAAGTTATAAAAACTTTAATAGAAGGAATCCCTAGTGTTATATTGATTTTAGTGGTAATTATTGGAATAGTAACAGGAATCTTTACAGCTATTGAAGCTTCAGCAGTATGTGTACTTTATTGTGTAATTCTATCAATGGTATTTTATAAAACTGTAACTGTAAAGGATATGTATGGAATCTTAGTTGAGACTTTCCATATGACAGGAGTAATAATGTTTTTAATAGCTGCTTCTTCAATAATGTCTTTTGCTATGGCATTTACAGGATTACCAGCAGCAATAAGTGAAGGAATATTAAGTATATCACAAAATAAATATGTAATAATGATATTAATAAATATCCTATTACTAATAATAGGAACATTTATGGATATAGCACCAGCAATTTTAATATTCACTCCTATATTTTTACCTATAGCTTTAAAAGTAGGAATGCATCCAGTTCATTTTGGAGTAATTTTTGTGTATAATCTATGTATAGGAACAATTACACCACCAGTTGGAACAGGATTATTTGTTGGAGCAAGTGTGGCTAAGATGAAGGTTGAAAATGTTATGAAAACATTGATACCATATTATGTAGCAATAATAGCAGTATTGTTCATAATAACATTTTTCCCTAATATTATATTAGCATTTATATAA
- a CDS encoding TRAP transporter small permease — MRKTLDKLTEIFACLLFVIMVLVSLYQILSRYVLKNPSAFSEEFLRFSIIWLSMLGIAYAFGKKSHLAITFMKDKLNIKEGAIVDIVFHIIFIIFAFFVMVKGGANAVSIALYQISPALGIPMGFVYLSLPISGVMIIIYSILNIKDDLSLRNKGGE; from the coding sequence ATGAGAAAAACATTAGATAAATTGACAGAAATATTTGCTTGTTTACTATTTGTAATCATGGTTTTAGTTTCTCTTTATCAAATACTAAGTAGATATGTATTAAAAAATCCAAGTGCATTTTCAGAGGAATTTTTAAGATTTTCAATAATTTGGTTATCTATGTTAGGAATTGCATATGCTTTTGGAAAGAAGAGTCACTTAGCAATAACTTTTATGAAAGATAAGTTAAATATAAAAGAGGGAGCAATAGTAGACATAGTTTTTCATATAATCTTTATAATATTTGCTTTCTTTGTTATGGTAAAAGGGGGAGCTAATGCTGTAAGTATTGCACTATATCAAATCTCACCAGCTCTAGGAATACCAATGGGATTTGTATATTTATCACTTCCTATTTCAGGAGTAATGATAATAATCTATTCAATTTTAAATATAAAAGATGATCTATCTTTAAGAAATAAAGGAGGAGAATAA
- a CDS encoding TRAP transporter substrate-binding protein, with the protein MKKIFSLMLVGILISGFLILKGRNTDRKVLKYAYGSNSEVVKKSMAEFGRLLEEKTNGKLVVEYYPDGQLGTEREFIEMVQTGVINFTKVSGSALESFSSIYSIFGLPYLFDSEEHFYRVMDNKDIMDKFYNSTEHLGFVGLTYYDSGQRSFYTKGRPITKPEDLKGMKIRVMQSETAIKMISLMGGSPVPMSNSETYTSLQQGILDGAESNEFAITTARHGEVVQYYSYDEHTRVPDIVVMSKSTLDMLTEEEKKAVYEAAIESTIYQKDKWKDAVAEAQKQMIEEFGVKINTIPDKSRFRELTSSMHDEFKQNEKTKDVYTEIRELGDKK; encoded by the coding sequence ATGAAAAAAATATTTAGTTTAATGTTAGTAGGAATTTTAATATCAGGGTTTCTTATACTTAAAGGACGTAATACTGATAGAAAAGTTTTGAAATATGCTTATGGAAGTAATAGTGAAGTTGTAAAAAAATCTATGGCAGAATTTGGAAGATTACTAGAGGAAAAAACAAATGGTAAATTAGTAGTAGAATATTATCCTGACGGACAATTAGGAACAGAAAGAGAATTTATAGAAATGGTTCAAACTGGAGTAATCAATTTTACAAAGGTTAGTGGATCAGCATTAGAAAGTTTCTCAAGTATTTATTCAATCTTTGGTTTACCATATTTATTTGATAGTGAGGAACATTTTTATAGAGTTATGGATAATAAAGATATAATGGATAAATTTTATAATTCAACAGAGCATTTAGGATTTGTAGGATTGACTTATTATGACAGTGGACAAAGAAGTTTTTATACTAAAGGAAGACCTATAACAAAACCAGAAGATTTAAAAGGTATGAAAATAAGAGTTATGCAAAGTGAGACTGCAATAAAAATGATATCTCTTATGGGGGGATCTCCAGTACCTATGTCAAATAGTGAGACATATACATCTTTACAACAAGGGATATTAGATGGAGCAGAAAGTAATGAATTTGCTATAACAACAGCAAGACATGGAGAGGTAGTTCAATATTATTCATATGATGAGCATACAAGAGTTCCTGATATTGTTGTTATGAGTAAAAGTACTTTAGATATGTTAACTGAAGAGGAGAAAAAAGCAGTATATGAAGCTGCTATAGAATCAACAATCTATCAAAAAGATAAATGGAAAGATGCAGTAGCAGAAGCACAAAAACAAATGATAGAGGAATTTGGAGTAAAAATAAATACTATTCCTGATAAGAGTAGATTTAGAGAATTAACATCAAGTATGCATGATGAATTTAAACAAAATGAAAAAACAAAAGATGTATATACAGAAATAAGAGAATTAGGGGATAAAAAATAG
- the rhaM gene encoding L-rhamnose mutarotase, which yields MIRKSFKMKLFKGKEVEYKKRHDEICDEMKAMIKEHGGRNYSIFLDEETSILFGYIELENEELWNKSAETEICKKWWKFMADIMETNEDNSPVTIELKEMFHLE from the coding sequence ATGATAAGAAAATCATTTAAAATGAAACTATTTAAAGGGAAAGAAGTAGAGTATAAAAAGAGACATGATGAAATTTGTGATGAGATGAAAGCAATGATAAAAGAGCATGGTGGAAGAAATTACTCTATTTTCCTAGATGAAGAGACAAGTATTTTGTTTGGGTATATTGAATTAGAAAATGAAGAGTTATGGAATAAAAGTGCTGAGACAGAAATATGTAAAAAATGGTGGAAATTTATGGCAGATATTATGGAAACAAATGAAGATAATAGTCCAGTAACAATAGAGTTAAAAGAGATGTTTCACTTAGAGTAA
- a CDS encoding helix-turn-helix domain-containing protein produces the protein MNIEILKFLEKITEEEKEILAGKKVLKKDIYTNKKEFVTVEADKLLKFGNLISVRTHTRFIDFAEHKHDYVEAIYVLKGSITNIINGEELTLIKGDLLFLNCHASHGIKACGKNDIAINFIIKPSFFDEALSMLEEENYISNFIVDTLRNDTTKGQFLLFKTEGIVPIENILENLIYSIISNKSLDERNINKKLMGLLFMYLSHYTFTLEKNSKVNYEEMMIKIIENYIETTYKTATLSEISQQLNSSIFQISRLIKSKFGQNFKELLQEKRFKIAEQLLLETNLSIADIVNNIGYENNSYFHKKFKEKYGISPANFRKNNLENE, from the coding sequence TTGAATATAGAGATATTGAAGTTTTTGGAGAAGATTACAGAGGAAGAAAAGGAAATATTAGCAGGAAAAAAAGTTTTAAAAAAAGATATATATACTAACAAGAAAGAGTTTGTTACTGTTGAAGCAGATAAACTTTTAAAATTTGGAAATTTAATATCTGTAAGAACTCATACTAGATTTATTGATTTTGCTGAGCATAAACATGATTATGTAGAGGCGATTTATGTGTTGAAAGGAAGCATTACAAATATAATTAATGGAGAGGAGTTAACTCTTATAAAAGGGGATCTACTTTTCTTAAATTGTCACGCTTCTCATGGAATAAAAGCATGTGGAAAAAATGATATAGCAATAAATTTTATTATAAAACCTAGTTTTTTTGATGAAGCATTGTCAATGTTAGAAGAAGAGAATTATATAAGTAATTTTATTGTAGATACATTAAGAAATGATACTACTAAAGGACAATTTTTATTGTTTAAAACTGAAGGAATAGTTCCTATTGAAAATATATTAGAAAATTTGATTTATTCAATTATAAGTAATAAATCTTTAGATGAACGTAATATAAATAAGAAGTTAATGGGGCTTCTTTTTATGTATTTATCTCATTATACTTTTACTTTAGAGAAGAATTCAAAAGTAAACTATGAAGAGATGATGATAAAAATTATAGAAAATTATATAGAAACAACATATAAAACAGCTACTTTATCAGAGATATCTCAGCAATTAAATAGTTCTATTTTTCAAATAAGTAGACTTATTAAGAGCAAATTTGGACAAAATTTTAAAGAGTTATTGCAAGAAAAAAGATTTAAAATTGCAGAGCAATTATTACTTGAAACAAATTTATCCATAGCTGATATTGTAAATAACATAGGATATGAAAACAACAGTTATTTCCACAAAAAATTTAAAGAAAAATATGGAATTTCACCAGCTAATTTTAGAAAAAATAATTTAGAAAATGAATAA
- the rhaB gene encoding rhamnulokinase: MEQNRYFLAIDIGASSGRHILGYIKNQKLQLEEIYRFKNGVYNQNNQLCWDLKSLFNEILNGLKKCKEINKIPSTLAIDTWGVDFVLLDKEDKILGETVSYRDSRTNGIPEEIFKTVSKENIYQRTGIQNLVFNTINQLYSIKKNSNILDKASTFLMIPDYFNFLLTGKKVNEYTNASTTQLLNLESSNWDFELLDKLNIPKNIFQPIVPAGTSLGFLKKEIIEEIGFDLEVITAPSHDTASAVLAVPCSKDNFLYLSSGTWSLLGTESKKYNSTLESLKSNFTNEGGYNKTYRYLKNIMGLWIMQNVKKELNDKYSFPELSQMANDFCGEKYIINVNDNEFLAPTSMIEAIKEYCNKKFNHIPNSIEEIVAIIYNSLALSYANTIKEIEKLTSQKFNTLYIIGGGCQDNYLNYLTAKKSGIEVFAGPIEATAIGNLGSQLLNKKYFSSVKEFRSFVLNSFDIKKYK; this comes from the coding sequence ATGGAACAAAATAGATATTTTTTAGCTATTGATATTGGTGCTTCTAGTGGAAGACACATATTAGGTTATATTAAAAATCAAAAGTTACAATTAGAAGAGATATATAGATTCAAGAATGGAGTATATAATCAAAACAACCAATTATGCTGGGATCTAAAAAGTCTTTTTAATGAGATTCTAAATGGTTTAAAAAAATGTAAAGAAATAAATAAGATTCCTTCTACTTTAGCTATAGACACTTGGGGAGTTGATTTTGTTCTATTAGATAAAGAGGATAAAATTTTAGGTGAAACTGTTAGTTATAGAGATAGCAGAACTAATGGTATTCCAGAAGAGATCTTTAAAACAGTTTCTAAAGAAAATATATATCAAAGAACAGGAATTCAAAATTTAGTTTTCAATACCATTAATCAACTTTACTCTATAAAAAAAAATTCTAATATTTTAGATAAAGCTTCTACTTTCTTAATGATACCTGATTACTTTAACTTTTTATTAACTGGAAAAAAGGTAAATGAATATACTAATGCTTCTACAACTCAACTTTTAAATTTAGAAAGTTCAAATTGGGATTTTGAATTATTAGATAAATTAAATATCCCTAAAAATATATTCCAACCTATTGTTCCTGCTGGTACTTCTCTTGGTTTTCTAAAAAAAGAGATAATAGAAGAGATTGGATTTGACTTAGAAGTTATTACAGCACCTTCTCATGATACAGCTTCTGCTGTTTTGGCTGTTCCATGTTCTAAAGATAATTTTCTTTATCTAAGTTCTGGAACTTGGTCTTTATTAGGTACTGAAAGTAAAAAATACAACTCAACTTTAGAAAGTTTAAAATCTAACTTTACAAATGAAGGAGGATACAATAAAACTTATCGTTATCTTAAAAATATTATGGGACTTTGGATAATGCAAAATGTAAAAAAAGAACTTAATGATAAATACTCTTTTCCTGAATTAAGTCAAATGGCAAATGATTTTTGTGGTGAAAAATATATTATAAATGTTAATGACAATGAATTTTTAGCTCCTACATCTATGATTGAAGCTATAAAAGAGTATTGCAACAAAAAATTTAACCATATTCCTAATTCTATAGAAGAGATTGTAGCTATTATTTATAATAGCCTAGCTCTAAGTTATGCTAATACAATTAAAGAGATTGAAAAACTTACATCTCAAAAATTCAATACCCTATATATTATAGGTGGAGGTTGCCAAGATAATTATCTCAATTATTTAACTGCTAAGAAAAGTGGAATAGAAGTTTTTGCTGGACCTATTGAAGCTACTGCTATTGGTAATTTAGGTTCTCAATTATTAAATAAAAAATATTTTAGCTCTGTAAAAGAGTTTAGAAGTTTTGTATTAAATTCATTTGATATAAAAAAATATAAATAA